TGGCAGTTGAGGATGTGCATATTTCAAGCAATAATTACACACGTGGCAATGCAGGAATGTTGCCTTCAATTGATCTCTCAGCCGGATTCACAAAATCGAGTTCAAATACAAAACAGGAGTTTGTCACAGGAAACAATGTGGATAAATCGGATGCGCGATCTAGCCAATACAATGCTGAAATTGCACTTCATTGGACTTTGTTTGATGGATTAAAAATGTTTATCAGTTTTGAAAAACTAGCCGCATTAAAAAATCAAAGCGACCAGCTCTATAAAATTCAAATAGAAGATTTTGTTTATAAACTTTCCATGCAATACCTTATCCTTGCCAAACTGCAATTAGACCTTAAATACGATCGGGAGCTATTACAACTTGCGCAAGAGCAATTTGATTGGAATCATAAGAAATTTGAAATTGAAGAATTGCCCAAAACTGATCTTCTTCAATCTGAAATTGAATTGAATCGTCAGAAAGCGAATTTAATTCTGAAACAACAGGAGCAAAGAAGTTCAAAAAGAATTTTTAATCAATTACTTGCCAGAAATCCTGAGACGAATATAGCTGTAGAAGATGAAAAAGGTCTTTCCACAAGTTCTCTTCTGATATTTGATCCTACACAGATTCTGCAAAAAAATTTAAATTTAAAACTGTTGGAATCAGAGAAAAAATAGCTGAATTTGAATTAAAGGAGCTTAAAGCTGAGTTTTACCCTAAAGTATATCTCAATACAGC
The genomic region above belongs to Saprospiraceae bacterium and contains:
- a CDS encoding TolC family protein is translated as MKKFNLMVFVYILTFVSSYGQDTLSLQNALEIGLQQNFNIRLAVEDVHISSNNYTRGNAGMLPSIDLSAGFTKSSSNTKQEFVTGNNVDKSDARSSQYNAEIALHWTLFDGLKMFISFEKLAALKNQSDQLYKIQIEDFVYKLSMQYLILAKLQLDLKYDRELLQLAQEQFDWNHKKFEIEELPKTDLLQSEIELNRQKANLILKQQEQRSSKRIFNQLLARNPETNIAVEDEKGLSTSSLLIFDPTQILQKNLNLKLLESEKK